The following DNA comes from Alienimonas californiensis.
TTCGCCCCGCCGGAGCCCCTGCACGGCACCTTCGTGCTGAACCTGTCGAAGGCGTTCGCCGCCGCCGTCGGGCAGGGGGCCGTGACCCAGCAGTTCGGAGTCGGGGCGGTGTTCGAAACCGGCCTGCAAACCGCCGCCGACCCGGACACCGTGCGGTTCCCCGCCGCCAGCCTGTTCGCCCGCGGCGTGTTCGAGCAGATGGACCGGGAGATCGCCAACGCCGTGCCGGCCCTCGTCGTCGAGGTCCCCGGCACCCCGGACCGCCGCCGGGAGGTGGGCCGCCGGATCGAGGAGTACCACGCTGCCGGCGTCGCCGCGGTCTGGATCGCGGACCTGTTGGAGACGACCGTGAACGTCGTCCTCCCGCACGCCGCCCCGCGGACGCTGGGCGGTTCGGACCGCCTCACCACCGACCTGCTCCCGGCGTTCGGCCCGACGGTGGAGGAACTGTTCGCCGAGCCGGAGTGGTGGACCCGCGGTGTCCGACGCCCCGCGTAGACGGGCGGAACCACTGTCACTGGCTGGCGGCGAACAGGAAGAACCGCCAGAGCAGAAAGGTGCCGCCGCCGGTGCAGAGAAACCCGCTCGCCGCAGCGACCGCGACGGCACTCCGTTTCTCCGCCCGCCACCGGCCGACGAGCCAGCCCGGCAGGAGGCCGAAGGGAGCCACAGTCAGCAGATTGCTCAACGTCAAACAGACCCACCCGCCGAGATCCAGGAAGGGCGCCAACCCGGGCGCGTCCGTCAGGACGTAATCGCGGGACGCCGTCAAAGAAGCCAGCGCCGCCCCGCACGGCGTCGCCGCCAAGCTGCCGGCGAAACCGCCCCAGAGGGCCGGTCGATTGCGGGGCGGGTCGGGCTCGGAAGGCGTCATCTCCGCGAGGAGCCCATGAGTTCCCGGATGAACCGCACCAACACGGACACGGAGGGCTGACGCCCACCGCTCGCCTACGCGAGAGCAATCAGTTAATCACGCTCATGTAGACCACGAAAAGGGTGGGCACGGCTGCGGTGACCACGCCGGAGAGCAGCCCGACCGCGAACGCAATGCCGCCCCCACGGCTGTCATCGCGTCCTGTCCGCAGCATCCATCGATTGACGGTCCAGCAGAGCGGTGCCGACACGCACAGAGCCCAGAGCAACGACCAGATTCCCGCGACCGCCAGCGCCGCCAATCCGTCGGCGGGATCGACCCGCCCCTCCCAGGCCGCGGGCAGTAACGGGGCGAGCCAAACCGGGCAGCACCCCGCGTAGACGCCCCAGAACGAGCCGAGTTCCCGCGGCGTCATCCCCGGTTCGTGATCGTAGCGGCGACTCACGGCATCAGGATCGCCGCAGGCGATGCGGCGGCTGACTGTTCCACCCGCCGGGCTTTGATCCGCACGTAGGGCGGCAGGAACCTTGCCCGGTGGCCGGCGCTGCCGGCGGGGGCGTTTGGGTCGGCGTGGTGGGGTTCGGTCAGGTCTTCGATCACGAAGCCGGCGGCGCACAGGTCGCCGATCAGTTGGCGCCAGGTGTGCAGATACTCGGCGCAACCGGCCTCCCGCAGGCCGGCGGCGGCGGTGTGCGGGTCCGGGTCCGGCAGACGACGGTTCCCGGTTCCCCCGGTCGGGCCCTCGCCGCGGTGGTATTCGGCGCCGAGGCGGTAGCCGCCGTCAGGCAGGGGGCCGAAGCACTGCAGGCTCGCCGGCTGTTTGTGCTGGACGATGTAGAGCCCGCCGGGCTTCAGCAGGCGGGCCACGCCGGCGTAGACGGCGGACAGGTCCGGCACATAGCAGGCGCTGACGGGTTGGTGCACGACGTCGAACGGCGCCCCCGGCAGGTCCGCGGGCAGGGCGCTCATGTCCGCCCGCACCGGCGTGATGAGGGAGGCGAACCCCCGGCGGGCGGCTTCGCGGCGGTCGAGGTCCAGCATCGCCTCGGACAGGTCCACCACCGTCGTCCGGCAGCCGAGGGCCGCGTACAGCACGCTCTGCCAGCCGCCGCCGGCGCCGAGGCAGAGCGCGCGTTTCCCCTCCAACTCCGCCGGCAGCCAGCCGCGGGAGTCCAGCGTCCCCCGCGGATCGGCAATCTGCTCGTCCGTGGCGACGCGGGCGAACCCACTGCCCTCCCGGGCCAGCCGATCCCACGCGGCGGCGTTGCGGGGCAGGTGCACGACGAAGGCGGAGGGCAGAGGGGGGATGGCGGAAGGAACTGGGGGACGCGGCCGGGATCAGGCCCCGTCGCCTTCCGCCTTCCGCCTTCCGTCCTCCGCCTTCACGAAGAGCGCCGCGGCGTAGCGGACCGGGTCGTCGGCCTCTTTGGCGGCGTCGGCGAGGGCGTCCAGGCGGTCCACGTCCCGGCAGAGGTCGGCGAAGCTGAACAGGGCGTCCTCCCGGTCCCTCAACTCTTTGCGAGCCAAGGCGACTGCCCGGTCGACTTCGCCGCAGCGCTTCAGCAGGTGGACCAGTTCGATCGCCGCGGCCGGGCGGTCGTGGTCGTCCGCGGCGTCGATGCGGCCCTCGAAGTACCGGAACGCCTCCTCGCGACCCCGGCCGCTGATCGCGGCGAGGTAGCGGAGGTGCGACGGGTAGAACTCCGTGAACGGCGCGCGGCCGGGGTATTGCAGCGTCGGATCGAGTTTCGCGCCGTACTCCGCCAGTTCGACGATCTTTTCGAAGGACGGGTGCTCCGGCGGCAGTTCGCGGCCGTTGCGGACGACCGCCTGCAGGTGGGAGACGTCCGTGTGGTAGGCGGTGTCCGCCATCAGCCACGGCCGGCCGGCCAGCAGGGGGCGGAGGGAGGTCGGGTTCTCCGGCAGCTTGCCGCCGGAGGGATGGGCGGCGATCTCCGCGGCGACGTTCGCCAGCAGTTCGCCGTGCAGATGGTCGGCCAGCACCGCGGCGACGGCGGTGCGTTCCTCCGGCTTGAACCGCGGCCACAGCGAGTCCACCGCCGTCACGGTGTTGCACGTCCCCCGGGCGGCCAGCATCAGCCGGGCCCCGAGTTCCGGGTGCACGCCCTCCTCCAAAGCGATGCTGGCCAGCAGTTCGAACCGCTCCTCGTCCGCGTCCGGGCCGACGAAGGATTGCGGGTCGACGTCTTCCAGATACGGCCGGAGCAACGGCGGCTCGCCGATGGTACGGGCGTAGTCAAAGGCCCGGTCCAGCCGGCCGGCGTCCGCGTGGCGGCGGGCGGCTTCGCGGGCGGCGGCGAGGTAAGCCTTCTCGAAGGCCTCGGCCTGCTCCTCCGGCACGCCGTCGAACGTCGAGGGACGCACGCCCGGGGCGCCGAGGTCCCGCTTGGCCTTCAACAGCAGGGCGTCGAACAGCAGGTCCGGCTCGTCGGCGGCGCGGAGCCGCTCCACCAACTCGTCCAGAACCCGGTCGGGCGGAGCGTCGGCGAGGGCGGCGAACAGGGCGGCGTGATCTGACATGGCTCCGATCTTATCCGGAACGCCGCTCTCCCGCCGGGTCGCCCGCCGCAGCGATTCCTCAGACACCCAGCGTCAGACTCGCAGCAGCGGGGAGACCTCCCCCTTGCGGGAGAACCGAGCGATCAGCGTTTCCCACGAGTGGTGATGCCCCAGCGCCGCCCGGGGGGCGGGCGAGTCGTCGGTGCGGCGATAGAGGAAAAGGTGGTGTTTCCGGCCGATCCGCAGCCGGTGGGCGCCGGCGTGGGCGGCGCCGAGGCGGCGGCGGTTCTCGGTGACGGTCAGCGTCCGCCACTCGGCCGGGGCCTCCTCCCGCCAACGATTCCAGTCGATCGCCACCGGAGAGACCAGCCCGCCGAGCGAACGGTGCCGCACCGTTAGCGTTGCGTCCGTCGTCTCGATTGAACCGGGCTCCAGGTCGCCGGGGTACTGCGGGACGGCGAGGGGGAACAGGCGGCCGCGTTGCCAGTTCTTCCGGCCGCCGAACAAGCGGGCCTCGCGAGTTTCCGGCGCCACGCCCGCCGAGAGCCCCGCGGCGACCGGCAGCGTCATCGCGTGCTCGACGGTTGCGTCGGGGGCCGCATCGGGTCCGGTCAGCCGGACGGCGTCCGACAGCGTCGCGAACCCGCCCTCCCGGGAGAGGAACGCCTGCCGTTCGACCCGCACCGGCCCGGCGCCGCAGGTCCCCGACCACTGCAACTCAAAGAACCCCCCGTCGTCGTCGGCGTGATGGCAGACGCAGGACCACCCGGCCGAGAGGTCCAGCGTCTCGCCCGCGATCGACACGGTCACTCCCCAATCGCCGCTGAACAGTCGGCGGCCCTTCGCCCGCAGCTCGATCGACATCTGCCCGTCCGGCCACGCCAACGCGACCGCGTCCGCGGTCCGCTCCCAGCCCGTTCGCAGCAGGCCGACCGCGGCGGGATCGGAAAGGAACCCCGGAGCGTCGTCCACCGTCCACTGGGGGAAGTTCAGCCGCCGCGTCCGATCCGGAGGCAGGGCGGCAAGGAGCTGGGCGAACGGACCGTGCGGGGCGGCGTCCGCGAGTTGGCGCAGCGGCTCCGTGATTCCGTTCTCCCTCGCGGAGGGGGCGAATGCGGGCACGCCGCGACGGTCGCAGAGGGCCGCCAGTCGCCTGACCAGCGGAGCGAGGTTCTCCTCGTCAGACCGGGGGGCGAGTCCCGGCATCCACTGCGGCGCATCGATCAAACGGGCGGCAAGCGGCGTCCCGTCCGGGGCGACGTCGTGGTCCCAGTCGAAGTCGGCGGCGGTTCGAATCGTGGCGGCTCCCATCGTGCGGGATCGTACCGTCGGCGTCCGGCGTTAGAATGCCGGCTCGTCCGTCCCGCCGCGTTCGCCCCCCGACCACTCATGCGAATCGTTGCCGGGAAGTTCAAACGGCGGAGCCTGCTCCCGCCCGCGGGGGAGCAGACCCGTCCGATCACCGACCGGGCCAAGGAACAGCTGTTCGAGAACCTCGGCGGCGACTTGTCCGGCCGCCGCGTGCTGGATGCCTTCGCCGGAACCGGCACGATCGGGCTGGAAGCCCTCTCCCGCGGGGCGGCGGGGTGCGTGTTCCTCGAGGCGGACAAGCGGACCCACGGCCTGCTGAAACAGAACGTGGAGCGGCTGGGCGTGACGGACGTCAGTGTGACCTGGCGGGTGGACATCCTGCGGACCAGCTTCCGCCCCCGCCCGGCTCCGGAGCACACGCTCGATCTGCTGCCGTACGACCTGCTGTTCTTCGACCCGCCGTACAAGATGGCCTCCGGCATCGTGGAGGGCCGGCCGCTGTACAAGAGCCTGCAGCGCGTCGCCAAGCCGGAACTATGCGCGGCGAACGCGGAGATGATCCTGCGGGTGCCGACGGAACTCGACATCGTGCCCCCGCCGGAGTGGACGCAATACCGCGAACTGCGGGTGGGCGGGATGAAGTTCCTGATGTGCGACCGGGCGCCGTTCGACGCCGACGCGGTTGGCGACGACGCCGAGGCGGACGACGAATCCGACGGGGCGGCGGGCGAGGAGGAGTGACCGGCCGCTCCGGTCGTGCGGGTCGTTCCCGCAGAGCCTGATTCTCCCCGGCGACTCGACGCGGGCGGGGGGCTGCGGACAATGGTAGGGTGCCGCGTCCGCCCCACGTGCGGGGGCGGAGGTTTCCCCGGTTCCGTTCCCCGTCGTTCCCGCCTGCCGTCATGCCGGTCCCGGTCGTCTGCCCGGAGTGCGCCAAGAAGTTGAAGGCCCCGGACAAGGCCCGCGGCAAGGCGTTGAAGTGCCCGAGTTGCGGCGGTCGCGTGCCGGTACCGGCCGAGGAAGGCGCCGTGGCGGCCCCCGCCGCCCAGCGGAAGAAGACCCGCCGCCGGGAACCGGTCGCCGCCGGGCCGCCGCAGAGCGGCGAGTTCATCGCCGGGCTGGATCTATCGCGGGTCGAAGACCGGGAGACGGAGGTCTGCCCCCGCTGCGGCACGGTGATCGAGCATCCGGAGGAGGGCGCCGAACTCTCGGAGTGTCCCAAGTGCGGAGCCGACCTCCTGACCGGCGGGAAGGGCGCCACGGCGAAGCGTAAGCAGAAATTCAAATCCCGCGGGGAAGATCCCCGGGTCTACTACTCGACGGCGCCGGGCGACGCCTGGGCGTTCCTCAAAAAGAACGCGGACGTCGTCGTACGGCTGGGAATCCTCACCCTGGTGTCCTCCCTGGTGGCGTGCGTCTGCTGGGTGATCGTGCGGTACTGCGCCTTCACCCCGCCGAAGCTGTTCTGGGGCCTCCCGGCGGTGGTGGGCACGCTGTTTATCCCGGGGTGCCTGTGGGTCCTGCAGGAGGCGGTCACCTCTTTGACCTTCGAGAACAAGCAGAAGTTCAAGCGCTTCCGGTTCGACATGCTGGACTGCGTCTCCAAGGCCCCGCGGATCGCGGTCTGGGCGGCGGTCGTCGTCTGGCCGATGACGGTGCTGGACCTGATCGCCTTCGCGGGGTGGATGGTCATGGACACCGGCCCGATGATCTTCCTGGGCGCCCTGGGCCTGCACGCGCTGGCGGCGTTTCTGTTCTGGCCCGCGGGACTGGGGCACATGGCGATGCCGGTCTCGGGGCCGGGTTGGAACTTCTTCACGGTGGCCTCCGGCACGGCGAAGAACCCCGGCCCGGTGCTGTTCTGGGCCGCGCTGACGTTCGCCGCGTTTCTGCCGTTCCTGGGCCTGCTCGGCGGGGCCGCGGCGCTCGCCGGCCCGGGCGTCGTCGAGGCCCTGGACACGATGGAGGCGAACAACGTGGTCTACCGGGCCGCCGCGGCGGAAGCCGCAGAGGCCAAACGGGACGACGTGAAGGTCGACGAAGCCAAACTGACGACGGTCAACTGGAACGCCTTCCTGATCCCCGGCGTGGCCCTGATCCCGCTGTCGTTCCTGTTCGGCTTCGGGGCGGTCTACGCCTCACGCCCCGCGGGACTGCTGGCGAAGATGTTCCGGCCCAGCCTGGGGCTGATCACGCTCGCCAGGGAGAGGAAGTACGTCCCCAAGATGAAGCGGAAGGACGAACTGGGCGATCTGATGGACGAGGAGAAGGAGGAGTTCGGCCCGAAGCAGATCCTGGCGGTCCTGGGTGTGTGTGCGCTGCTCGGGGTGGTCGGCGGGTTCGCCTACTCCATGATGAACGACAACACGAACGCCGTCGCCAGCATCGGCAGCGGCCTGTTCGTCGCGGGGCTGATCCCCGGGCTGATCTCCGGATTCATGCTGCTCGCCGCCGCGTTCAAGGAGAGCACGATGTGGGGCCTGATCTATCTGTTCCTCGGCCCGCCGGGACAACTCGCCTTCGTCGTGATGAATTGGAGCCGGGCCAAGAACGGCTTCTTCCTCGCCGTCGGCGCGAACGTCATCATTTTCGTGGGGGTCGTCCTCATGATCGTCGGGGGCGGCGGCCTGATCGCCCCGTCCGCCTAAGCCGTCCCTCATCGCCCGAAGCCCTCGGCACTCGAACTCCATGGCCGTCCCGGACCTTTTCGCCGACAGCACGATGTCCTTCGGGGAGCACCTCGAAGCGCTGCGGGGGCACCTGTTCCGGTGCGTGATCTACCTGCTGGTCGCCTGCATTCCGGCGGCGTACCTCGCCGAGGACGTGCTGGACCTCGCCACCGCCCCCATCAATGCGGCCCTGCAGGAGTACGTCCCCGGTGAGGAGAAGCTCGCCACCGGCGACGAGATCGTCGGCGGCGGGTTCTGGGACAACCTCATGAACGCCTTCTCCGGCGACGTCGCCGAGAAGACGGTCGAGCAGGCGACCGGCGAAGAGCCGATCGAAGAAGTCCCGGCGGCCAGCGACGGCCTCGTCATCCGGATGACCCGCGGGGCGTTGCGGAAGCTGCTCCAGGGGCCGGACGACGAGACGGTCTCCCTGTTCGTGGAACTCACCCCCCAGCAGGAGGCGGTCCTCAGCGGCCGCTCGAACCTCTCCAACGGCCTCGTCTCCAACGAGCTGATGGGGCCGTTCATGATCTACATCAAGGCGATCCTGGTCACCGCCTTCACCTTCGCCAGCCCGCTGATCTTCTGGGAGATGTGGATGTTCGTCGGGGCGGGGCTGTACCCGCACGAGCGAAAGTACGTCTACCTGTACCTGCCGATCAGCCTGGGACTGTTCTTCTCCGGGGCGGCGTTCTGCTTCACGGTCGTGTTCCAGTTCGTGCTCCCGTTCCTGCTGAGCTTCAACGATCTGGTGGAGACCGTCCCGCTGATCGACGCCAACAAGTGGTTCAGCTTCGCCCTGATGCTGCCGGCGATGTTCGGCCTGAGCTTCCAACTCCCGCTGGTGATGCTCGCCCTGAACCGGCTGGGCATCGTCGAGGCCCAGTTTTACCGAACGAACATTCGCATGGCGATCCTCGTCATCGCCGGGCTGAGCGTGGTCCTGACGCCGTCGGACCCGGGGTCGATGCTGGCGATGATGATCCCGCTGGTGGGGCTGTACTTCGTGGGTATCTGGATGTGCGAGCACTTTCCCACCCCCGGCGGCGTCGAGAGCCCCTTCGGCGAAGAGGCCGAGGAA
Coding sequences within:
- a CDS encoding class I SAM-dependent methyltransferase, encoding MHLPRNAAAWDRLAREGSGFARVATDEQIADPRGTLDSRGWLPAELEGKRALCLGAGGGWQSVLYAALGCRTTVVDLSEAMLDLDRREAARRGFASLITPVRADMSALPADLPGAPFDVVHQPVSACYVPDLSAVYAGVARLLKPGGLYIVQHKQPASLQCFGPLPDGGYRLGAEYHRGEGPTGGTGNRRLPDPDPHTAAAGLREAGCAEYLHTWRQLIGDLCAAGFVIEDLTEPHHADPNAPAGSAGHRARFLPPYVRIKARRVEQSAAASPAAILMP
- a CDS encoding RsmD family RNA methyltransferase; protein product: MRIVAGKFKRRSLLPPAGEQTRPITDRAKEQLFENLGGDLSGRRVLDAFAGTGTIGLEALSRGAAGCVFLEADKRTHGLLKQNVERLGVTDVSVTWRVDILRTSFRPRPAPEHTLDLLPYDLLFFDPPYKMASGIVEGRPLYKSLQRVAKPELCAANAEMILRVPTELDIVPPPEWTQYRELRVGGMKFLMCDRAPFDADAVGDDAEADDESDGAAGEEE
- a CDS encoding Uma2 family endonuclease is translated as MDAATFAATRADLPDGGRWTELIAGEPVAFAPPEPLHGTFVLNLSKAFAAAVGQGAVTQQFGVGAVFETGLQTAADPDTVRFPAASLFARGVFEQMDREIANAVPALVVEVPGTPDRRREVGRRIEEYHAAGVAAVWIADLLETTVNVVLPHAAPRTLGGSDRLTTDLLPAFGPTVEELFAEPEWWTRGVRRPA
- the tatC gene encoding twin-arginine translocase subunit TatC; the encoded protein is MAVPDLFADSTMSFGEHLEALRGHLFRCVIYLLVACIPAAYLAEDVLDLATAPINAALQEYVPGEEKLATGDEIVGGGFWDNLMNAFSGDVAEKTVEQATGEEPIEEVPAASDGLVIRMTRGALRKLLQGPDDETVSLFVELTPQQEAVLSGRSNLSNGLVSNELMGPFMIYIKAILVTAFTFASPLIFWEMWMFVGAGLYPHERKYVYLYLPISLGLFFSGAAFCFTVVFQFVLPFLLSFNDLVETVPLIDANKWFSFALMLPAMFGLSFQLPLVMLALNRLGIVEAQFYRTNIRMAILVIAGLSVVLTPSDPGSMLAMMIPLVGLYFVGIWMCEHFPTPGGVESPFGEEAEEPAKLEA